The genome window tccgtttggattcttgtttttgggactgtttttgaaaaactgtttttcacattccaaatgctacagtaaatgtgtatttcaaaaacaatttcaaaaacacatatccaaacaatatatcaaaaacaactccaaatacatatttaatatgtttatttcaattaaatataggatatatatattatattaatttaaatatatttattccaattatgtataatattatatattatatcaattgaaataaatattatattttatataaatacatttatttatatatatataaatttataaatatatttatgcaattttgttttataatagatattaatatatataatatgtatatttcaattatgtatattatatataaattatattaatattaattaatattatatatattatatatttgtaatattatatatttatatatttatttatacattttataaatattttattttatataaaatatatttgtatacatttataatatatttatataaatattatatattatataaattatatataatataaatatgtaactatacatttatataaatattgtatattatatattatatatttaatatatacataatatatattttatatattatacatttatacataatatatatatgtatatttataaaatacattatattatgtattatatataatataatacatttatacatttataataatatacataatattaattatacatttatacataatattaatacatttatattaattatattcatacatttatacataatattaataaatatttataatatattaatttatacatttatataatattcatttataatttatacacatttataataatatacatttatacatttattaatatatttaaattatctattatatataatataatacatttatatatttttatataaatatataaatatattcatttataaatatttataaatgtattataaatgcataaatgtataaaaatataaaaatatataaattataagttataaattatacatttatatgatatttattataatttataatttataataatatacagttatacatttataaatatatttatattatgtattatatataatataatacatttatatatttatttaaatatataaatatatttatttataaatatattataaatgcataaatgtatataaatataaatatataaaaattttaaattttaaattataataaacatttatataatattcatttataatttatacatttataaatatatttatattatgtattatatataatataatgcatttatatatttttatataaatatatttatttataagtatttataaatgtattataaatgcataaatgtatataaatataaaaataaaaaattataaaaatactcaaaaatatgttttaaaaatacctctaaaaataatccaaaaaaatctacagtaaaagtttttcatatagtttttgaaaaacaaccccaaaaacaactaatccaaacggacttgtatttgaaaaacgaaatgctacagtgctgtttttgaaaaacaaccccaaaaacagctaatccaaacggaccctaaGTTTTCTGTCCAATTAATCGATTAATCAATTAACATGGTTCGAGTTGGGTTGTCTGAGGGTTTGATTTATTAAGAGACACTTGGCAAGATTATAAGGAATGGGATAGGATGTGAGACAGGGTGTGgtacagaagatccgttgcgcatTTGGGGTGCCAATTTTGTTGAATTACTGAAGTATGTGGAAGCATCTGTCCAATTAATTAATATTAGTGCTTAGTTAATATCTTCTTTAAACATTACATAAATGCTAAAATAATGCTTTACTCTTGATTATATCAATCATCATTCAGTATGGTTTTAACGTGAAATTCAAGattaatggattttttttttgccaatcaCTTAATAACCTACAAATTCGTCCTCCATaattttacaaaacaaaaaacaaaattcacaCTCTAAAAAAAACAGCTTGcttaattttgtaaaaaagaaaagaaaagaaaagaaacgcaAGAGCCTTGGATTGAAATATAAAGGGCTCCCTGCCTCGCATAGGTTAAATGCGAGTTCCATGACCTCGCGCCTGACAAATGCGAGGTTACTTGACCTCGCATTTGCCAAATGCGAGGTCTGAagtaactctttttttttttttcccttttttggatTGAAAATTCAAGGCGACATCGCATTTGTCAAATGCGAATGCATTCAGTTCGCATTTTACAAATGCGAAGACCCCTTGACGGAAGTCTACACTTAAAACACTCATTTTGTAGaaactttttaaaattcatcGTCAAATTGGAAATTTCTCCTTTATTCCTACAGAGATGAAATGTACAGTCTCAACTAATTCTTGGAGAGAACTCGATATAAACGTCTCCCTGCCGGAAATGGTATATAACAACCCGCGCTTCTCTGTTCAATTTAATGGCTGCTTCCATTGGTGCACACTGTTAACTGATTCTTTTGTCTTCAAGATCCTTTCTTTTGACATGAGCATTGAGCAATTTCTAGAAATTCAATACCCTGATGGAGCAGTAGACCTTGAAGTAGGAGAATTTGGCATGCAGAAACTCATTGACTTGGACAATTCACTTGCCATGATATGCTATGCTAATCCAGAGACGCAAATTTCGGATAAATATTTTGATATATGGGTGATGAAGGAGTTCGGTGTGCAGGAGTCTTGGGATAAAAAGTTTTCCATAGGACCACTCTCAAGGATCGAGGGCCCATTATCTTCATGGAACACTGATAAACTGCTTTGGGAAATGAGCAATGGACAGTTGGCTTCATGTGCTGTCCTAGGTGATAATCAAGGAAGTCTTACAAAATACAACATTCATGGGTTTCCAACGACTCTGCAAGCAGATATTTATCATGAAAGTTTGGTTGATCTTGGTGAACTATGCGGTCGTCGAATGAACTGAACTGGAGATCAAATGAGGACTTGGAACAATCATGCTCATTAGATGTGCTTTTTATTGCTCGCATTTTCTTGGTTTCATGTCTTAGCTTTTACAATAAGTTTTTTCTTCGAATCATATGTTAGAAATTTGAGCTTTATGATTATTACTAGGTGCATGTTTGATCTCTGAGCCTTCTTTATTCTTGTTATATCAAAGTTAAAGAGGAGAAGAATGAGTTCCCCCTGGTTTctcattatacaattattctGTCCTTATTGCTGGTGatccttttgtttttgaaagagATGGGAGTTGTAGCAATGGAATGAAATATTTATCCCTTACATTTGCTTTGGATTACTTTAGGAACCGGAATTTGCAACTGGCAAAATGAAGCAAAATGAAGAATCAAGTAACTTAATTTAATAGGggaataagttggatgataccAAGAAAGAGAGCATGAGAGGTCCGGAGTTGAACCCTCCCATGTACACTTAAAAAAAAGGTAACTTAATTTAGTAAATTGTATGGACAACGGAAAAGGGATTTTGAATGTTAAGTTCAATtccaaaaaaaactaatattcAACCTAGGTTTTTAGCATTCTGGAGTCAGCTGCATGAGTCCTGCTGGACTTCAGTTTTTTCAAGAGTGAAAGCTTTCAACTTGTGCTTCTTTATGATTCTGTCGAGGGAATTTGGAAACTATGGACTAAGTTCCTTTTCAACATGTGCCTGTGTCTGCCGCAACATTGTCGCAGTACATAAGCAACACGGCTCATGCATgataccttttttttctttttatttttatcaaacgAGCCACGTGTTATATACTTGGCCAAAGAAAAAGTAAGCATCTTGACCATAAAATGTTGCTTgtttaaaatggaaaaaattcacttttcatcCTTAAATTTTGAGTTAGACACACGTCACATTTAAtctaaaaacagaaaaatattCAATTTGGATGGAGAAGGCCGATGTGACTGTTAATTTTGACTAAGAAATTGTTTTTACGTAACGACCACATACCAAACACGTGACTTTGAGCGTTTGAAAAGCACCGGTAATTAAAAATATTCTCTGTGGGTTTGATctttaataccctatactcatTCTCCACTCGTATACTTGCAAAAAATAGCTTGTGGGGTATTTAAgaattataaatataaaacttgattATGAATGAACTAATTGTATATGCATGCCCTGCCCCACACACGTCATAGCATATATGTAAGTTGTGATTTTGTGTCACTCTAACTAGAAAATCAAagtaattattttgaaaaatgaatagCGTGCTTGAAACTCTGGAAAATGAAGGCAGTATTACATAACATATTGAAGAGATTTTGTAACAAGATggtatgccttttttttttttttaagtaaaatttggaTAGGTTCGGTTCAGATCACCACCACATATCAGGCATGTCCTTAGATCATAGGTCACTGTAAGCTACACAAGTTAGTCCAACAAAGCTCATTATCATTTTTCGTATAAAAAAGTAATAGAAAACAAAATATTTGTTTAAGATTCTAGTATCAATCCGTAATCAAATCATATTATAGTGAAGCTATACTACTTACCGGAATGAATATGTCAAACCTTTAGCAATAGATTGCCTAAACCTCAACAGGAATATGAATGATTTACACGAGTTGTAAATTGTTTGATTCTCTAGCCTATAAGTTCTTGGGCACTAAAGCAGACTTTGCAACTTAGCACATGAGCAACATAGCTCATGTATggtaccattttttttctttttattttaatcaAACAATTCACATGTTGTATACTTGACCACAGAAAAAGTGAACATGTTGACCATAATATGTTGCAtgtttaaaattaaataaaatacaaatgcTATTACACCTTTTACTTTCCCAACTCAACAATAGAAATCAATTTATCAAACTATCACCAATTTTTCCAGTCTTATGGAATGGCGGATTAGTCATTAAAATTTCTTGGGTATCAAATACATGTTTGCAAATAGTTGATACATGGTTTAatggtttttcttttgcatatttttcctttctcctgTCAATTTATGCCATAGAAACCCCTCCCAAATAATATGACCCTATGGACCAATAACATCAATAGATTTAGTACTACTGCTTTCGAACTTTATaggtttggttttttttttaacacacaatttaagaaaagtTAGCTAATTTTGTTGGAAGAATAAATCTAGGTTATTATCTTCCTAAATTTCCCTTACATTAAATGGAATATGACTAATTAGGTTTACATTAAATAAGTTAAGTTATACTCAGTAACAACTTACATTAAAAAAGAGCATTTTAAAGAAATTATAAGTtaactacatttttcaattgaatAGTGGATTGTAACTTAGaagaatgaaaaaggaaaataaacctATCAAAGCAGGACAGAGGGAGTAAAATTTAATCAGCAGTTCTATAAATGGGCTTAGTTATCACTAATAGAAGTATAATCTTCCACTCTCCACAACCAAAATTTTTATGTGCTAATCGCTATACTGTCGTTGGGATGATGGGCATAGTGTTTAAACTTATCCTTCCCATTCTCATGCTTTGCCCCCTGACAATCAACTCAAGCTTTCAGTACCTTACTTTTGTGCAACAATGGCCGAGAGGCTATTATACTGTTAATCTAGCTAATCCAAACAGATGTCAAAGAAACCCTCTGCCAACTGTTTTCACAATCCATGGTCTTTGGCCGGGCAACTTCACCAAAATTTTGCAAAGTTGCAATGGTTCTCAATATACTCGACTACGGGTAATTTCTACAGGTCTTTCAAATGTCTTGAACATGAAATATGCACTTGCACAGGTTCACTAATGTAATGATCATTCTTGTAAGCAGAATTTCCAGGATTGGAACAACAGAAACATACGGTGGCCAGACCTCAACAAACCATCACCAACTGTACAAACCTTTCGACAGCCGAAGTTTTAATCGTTTTGGAGACATGAATGGAACACGCATGGGACGTGCTCAGAAAACGTGTATCCCCAAGCTACATACTTCAGCAGGACTATTCAGCTAAGTCAAGGACATAATATTTTGAACTATCTTGCCATGGGCAATATACATCCCGGCAGCAATCCTACCATAAGTTCAGTGAATTCTACTTTTTACAGAGCTATCAGTAACCACGTGCCAGATTTGATGTGCGTGACTCCTCCCCAGCAAACTGCAGTCTTGGTAGAAATTGGAATTTGTTTCACTATTACCATGATGACGATTATTGATTGTCCTTCACAATTTCTACGAACTGGGAGTTGTGGCACTGGTACGATAAGTTTCCCTGCATAAATCATCTCACCATTTCAACCACACTTAGTACTTCCCCACTAAAAATGATATTGAGCATCATTATTGTGGTGGAAGATCATGTAGCAAATAAAATGAATTCTGAGATGAAGTGTATGAAATGAGAACAATGAAGGCAAATAAAAGTTACTACATTACAAGAGAGCTATTATAGTATTACCGACTTGCTATGGGATTTCATTCATTTGTCAGCTTTTAGATTTCAAGCAGAAGCATTAAACTAAATTCAATCACTAAATTTAGTTTGTTTTCGTTACTTAAATATAAGTTTGTGTCAACATTCGTCTATATGACCATGCCTTGAAACAAATTTTTAGGTTTGGGGCGACAAACAATGTGTGCAGAACAATTGCACCCaaaagttgtaaaaaaaaaaagacttttaTAGTTCTATGAGATGTAATCAGTTTACACTGCGTTCAGATTGAACTTAATGGAGGACTTATGCACATCAATTGTTCCTCCCTTGTTAACCAGTTTAGATCGTGCTAGAAATAACATGAACAATAAATAGTTCATGCTCTAAAGCTGAATGTAGATGGATCTTCTTTGGGTAATCCAAGACTTTTAGAAGAAGTGGGGATTATACTCGACAATTTTGGTAATAAATTATTAGggctttcaattttcttcaaccTTAAAACTAATGCAGAGGCTGAATGTCTAGCACTTTTAGATGGTGTCTGCAGCATTTGCCTCAATCAAGTTACTATCAGATGGGGGTGGACATAGGCTCCAAGATTTTGGTGCAAATGATAGGGGCAAGACAATAGTTCCGTAGAAGGTCAGTACCATTCTCCACCAAATTAAGAGTATGATTCAAGGAAAGAAACTTCGCTTTTACTCGGACATTAAGATTAACAATATCTGTGGTCGATGCTTTGGCAAATCTAACTAGCTCTACCCAGACAAGTAAAACGTACAATCATCTCAATTTACAAAGCTGGTTAGAGGCATGGTAAATTGGATAGAATCCCTTGATTTTTGTAATCCTCAATTAGCTTGGATGGGAGTAGTAACCATTGTTTAAATTTTGTTGCTTCTACATTCAAATGTAATTTCCAAGAGGTTAGGTATATGCCACCCTGTATTATcttaataaaatttgatttgacatctCACCCCATCTACATGGTTTGCgattaaaaacaaaagatggTATAGCATATAAGTAGTTTTCATGTTAAAAGATAATctatccaaaaataaaaaactattcGCTAAAATACCAATTCCTTTATCAACATTCATATCTaagagatttaaaaaaaaaaaagataactgATCTAAAAAAATTGCTCAAATACCAATTTGCTTTTCAACCTTTACTTTTAAGATTAAAACAATTACAATTTAGCATAAAACTCGTGTTTACTATTGGCTTCTtttgagaagagaaaaaaaaagaaaaaaaaatcaaggctCAACTTTGTATGATATTCTATTAATCTATTTGGCCTAAATATAAGAGAAAACTATAGTTTTGGTCCTAATGTTCAGTTGATGTGCGAACTGGATCCTAATATTTCaaccaatacaaatgaaatGCCCAGAGTTTCTAATTTTAGGTCAATTTAGGACAACTAAATATTACAATATTTAATGGTGAAAAACAAATTGGGATTAGGCAAAagttttaattttacatttttggtccataatttttaaaattttgagcaATATGgtcctttattttttaaatacttATATTTAAGGTTTTCAAATGAAGCAAAATGTGAACTAAAATTAAATGCATAACAAATGTGTTCTAAAATCCCTATAAAATTCTTAAAACCATTTCACATTGGCACAACACAGCCTTTTACCCGATAAATTTCCTTTGTTAAAGTAAttccaattgaaaaataatacaTGGAAAATATATTAAGAAAATAGTTAAAAGTGGAGAATCCTAATTTTAGTATATAAGTTTATTCTAACACTATTACCAAAGTAATCACCTTTCCTTACTAAAGTAATCACAATTTCTAACCATAACCTAATACACAAATCATGGAATAATTTATACAATAGTGGTATAATAAAGTTATATACTAAAATTATAATTCTCCACTTTTCACTAAcattttaatatatattttgtgtattatttttcaattgtgattaaTTTAACAAAGAGATTTTTTTGGCTAGAAGATAGTGTTATGTCAATGTGAAGTGcttttagaaatttttataaGGATTTTAAAACACACTTGTCATGCATTTAGTTTTATTTCACATTTTAGGAATTTTTATAGagattttgttcttttctttttctatttttgtttaCTCGTCCCTTCTCTTGAACCAAAactcatttgttttccttt of Coffea arabica cultivar ET-39 chromosome 5c, Coffea Arabica ET-39 HiFi, whole genome shotgun sequence contains these proteins:
- the LOC113689298 gene encoding F-box/kelch-repeat protein At3g23880-like: MKCTVSTNSWRELDINVSLPEMVYNNPRFSVQFNGCFHWCTLLTDSFVFKILSFDMSIEQFLEIQYPDGAVDLEVGEFGMQKLIDLDNSLAMICYANPETQISDKYFDIWVMKEFGVQESWDKKFSIGPLSRIEGPLSSWNTDKLLWEMSNGQLASCAVLGDNQGSLTKYNIHGFPTTLQADIYHESLVDLGELCGRRMN